In the Geobacter sp. FeAm09 genome, one interval contains:
- the topA gene encoding type I DNA topoisomerase: MSQNLVIVESPAKAKTIEKFLGTDYKVLASFGHVRALPSKQGSVDIGNDFEPKYHVLPESKKHIDAIKKALKESGRLLLATDPDREGEAISWHLLAALGLDKKKNPGIEIQRVVFHEITKDAIIHAVEHPRAIAAELVDAQQARSVLDYLVGFNLSPFLWKKIRYGLSAGRVQSVALRLVCEREKEIQAFVEQEYWTIAARLGVAPGQEFKAGLVAVGGKKLGKFDIPGEEVAAGLKAALLSGGYRVDKITKTEKKRTPAPPFTTSTLQQEASRKLGFSAKKTMSTAQKLYEGIDIGEGGTIGLITYMRTDSVNLSSQALQEAHDVISAAYGPEYALAKPRLYRTKTKNAQEAHEAIRPTYISKTPAELKKFLTPDLHKLYELIWKRTVACQMAEALLDQTSVDIAADLAAPPAAGPFSGAKQAGLRASGTVIRFPGFMKLYIEGLDDQDEEKEGLLPAMDEGAPLKLHEIVPEQHFTQPPPRYTEATLVKTLEEYGIGRPSTYASIMNTLVERKYTRLDKKRFFPEDVGMVVNDLLTAHFARYVDYNFTAGLEEELDQVSRGEKQWKPLLKEFWEPFSTLLKQKEGEVSKSDLTTEAMDEACPECGKPLVVKLGKRGKFIACSGFQEGCKYTRNIDADKGAEAAEPVLSEEKCEKCGQPMLIKDGRYGKYLACSGYPACKNIQPLVKPRGTGVVCPECKEGELTEKKSRYGKMFYSCNRYPQCKFALWDLPVERKCPKCGFPLLVKKISKREGEYVKCPKEGCDFKEGGKEKK; this comes from the coding sequence ATGTCGCAGAATCTCGTCATCGTAGAATCGCCCGCCAAGGCGAAAACCATAGAAAAGTTTTTGGGCACGGATTACAAGGTGTTGGCCTCGTTCGGCCATGTGCGCGCCCTGCCCAGCAAGCAGGGGTCGGTGGATATCGGGAACGATTTCGAACCCAAGTACCATGTGCTGCCCGAGAGCAAGAAACATATCGACGCCATCAAGAAGGCCCTCAAGGAATCCGGCCGGCTGCTGTTGGCGACTGACCCCGACCGCGAAGGGGAGGCCATCTCCTGGCACCTGCTGGCGGCCCTGGGGCTGGACAAAAAGAAGAACCCGGGCATCGAGATCCAGCGCGTCGTGTTTCACGAAATCACCAAGGACGCCATCATCCACGCCGTGGAGCACCCCCGCGCCATCGCCGCCGAACTGGTGGACGCCCAGCAGGCCCGCTCGGTGCTGGATTACCTGGTCGGCTTCAACCTCTCCCCCTTCCTGTGGAAGAAGATCCGCTACGGCCTTTCGGCCGGCAGGGTGCAATCGGTGGCCCTGCGCCTGGTCTGTGAACGGGAAAAGGAGATCCAGGCCTTTGTCGAGCAGGAGTACTGGACCATTGCGGCACGCCTGGGGGTTGCGCCGGGGCAGGAGTTCAAGGCCGGCCTGGTGGCGGTGGGCGGCAAGAAGCTGGGCAAGTTCGACATCCCCGGCGAAGAGGTGGCGGCCGGTCTGAAGGCAGCCCTCCTGTCGGGTGGCTACCGGGTGGACAAGATCACCAAAACCGAGAAGAAGCGCACTCCGGCCCCGCCGTTCACCACCTCGACCCTTCAGCAGGAGGCCTCCCGCAAGCTGGGCTTTTCGGCCAAGAAGACCATGTCCACGGCCCAGAAGCTGTACGAGGGGATCGACATCGGCGAGGGGGGCACGATCGGTCTGATCACCTACATGCGTACCGACAGCGTCAATCTCTCCAGCCAGGCGCTCCAGGAGGCCCATGACGTCATCTCCGCCGCCTACGGCCCGGAATACGCCCTGGCCAAGCCGCGCCTCTACCGCACCAAGACCAAGAACGCCCAGGAGGCCCACGAGGCCATCCGGCCGACCTACATCTCCAAGACCCCGGCCGAGCTGAAGAAGTTCCTGACCCCCGATCTCCACAAGCTGTACGAGCTGATCTGGAAGCGCACCGTGGCCTGCCAGATGGCCGAGGCGCTCCTGGACCAGACCTCGGTGGACATTGCGGCCGATCTGGCCGCGCCTCCCGCCGCCGGCCCGTTCAGCGGAGCCAAACAGGCCGGCCTGCGCGCCAGCGGCACGGTGATCCGTTTCCCCGGCTTCATGAAGCTCTACATCGAGGGGCTGGACGATCAGGACGAGGAGAAGGAAGGGCTGTTGCCCGCCATGGACGAAGGGGCGCCCCTCAAACTGCACGAGATCGTCCCGGAACAGCATTTCACCCAGCCGCCGCCGCGCTACACCGAGGCCACCCTGGTCAAGACCCTGGAGGAGTACGGCATCGGCCGCCCCTCCACCTACGCCTCGATCATGAACACCCTGGTGGAGCGCAAGTACACCCGCCTGGACAAGAAGCGCTTCTTCCCCGAGGATGTGGGCATGGTGGTGAACGACCTGTTGACGGCCCATTTTGCGCGCTACGTGGACTACAACTTCACCGCCGGCCTGGAGGAGGAACTGGATCAGGTCTCCCGGGGCGAGAAGCAGTGGAAGCCGCTTCTGAAGGAATTCTGGGAGCCGTTCTCCACCCTGCTCAAGCAGAAGGAAGGGGAGGTCAGCAAATCCGATCTGACCACCGAGGCCATGGACGAGGCCTGCCCCGAGTGCGGCAAGCCGCTGGTGGTCAAGCTGGGCAAGCGGGGCAAGTTCATCGCCTGCTCCGGTTTCCAGGAGGGGTGCAAGTATACCCGCAACATCGATGCGGACAAGGGGGCCGAGGCGGCGGAGCCGGTCCTGTCCGAGGAGAAGTGCGAGAAATGCGGCCAGCCGATGCTGATCAAGGACGGCCGCTACGGCAAGTACCTGGCCTGTTCCGGCTATCCGGCCTGCAAGAACATCCAGCCCCTGGTCAAGCCCCGGGGCACCGGCGTGGTCTGCCCGGAGTGCAAGGAAGGGGAGCTGACGGAAAAGAAATCGCGCTACGGCAAGATGTTCTACTCCTGCAACCGCTACCCCCAGTGCAAGTTTGCCCTGTGGGACCTGCCGGTGGAACGGAAATGCCCCAAGTGCGGCTTCCCGCTCTTGGTGAAGAAGATCAGCAAGCGCGAGGGTGAGTACGTCAAGTGCCCCAAGGAAGGGTGCGACTTCAAAGAGGGCGGCAAGGAAAAGAAATAA
- the dprA gene encoding DNA-processing protein DprA, translated as MEEFYWLGLKAVPGIGNVTFRRLLERFDAPGAALAASPAELAAVRGVTPAVAGAIREGGWKRFAHEECRRLEGSGARLVTFVSADYPKSLFEIPDPPPFLYVRGELRSSELAVAVVGSRRATSYGLMATGRLAEALAAHGVAVISGMARGVDTAAHKGALQGGGRTVGVLGCGIDRVYPPENRPLFEAVCETGCLVSEFPLGTLPLAENFPRRNRIISGLSRGVLVVEAAENSGSLITAQFALEHGRDVFAVPGNISFAACRGSNRLIKQGAKLVDCVEDILEELRGLPALNGECAPAQAAARTFSLTPREAAVYELLARSSLHIDDIIAQTELTAGEVSSMLLHLELKGAITPLPGKHFAVAG; from the coding sequence ATGGAAGAATTCTACTGGCTCGGCCTCAAGGCGGTACCCGGCATCGGCAATGTCACGTTCCGGCGCCTGTTGGAACGTTTCGACGCCCCCGGGGCGGCGCTGGCGGCATCGCCAGCGGAGTTGGCGGCCGTCAGGGGGGTGACCCCGGCCGTGGCCGGGGCGATCAGGGAGGGCGGCTGGAAGCGCTTCGCCCATGAGGAGTGCCGCCGGCTGGAGGGAAGCGGTGCGCGGCTGGTGACGTTCGTTTCGGCCGACTACCCCAAGTCACTGTTCGAGATCCCCGACCCTCCCCCTTTTCTCTATGTGCGGGGCGAACTGCGCAGCAGCGAATTGGCGGTGGCGGTCGTCGGTTCGCGCCGGGCGACCTCCTATGGCCTCATGGCCACGGGGCGTCTCGCCGAGGCGCTGGCCGCGCATGGCGTGGCGGTGATTTCGGGCATGGCCCGCGGGGTCGATACTGCGGCCCACAAGGGGGCGCTCCAGGGGGGCGGCAGAACCGTCGGCGTCCTGGGGTGCGGCATCGACCGGGTGTACCCGCCCGAAAACCGCCCGCTCTTCGAGGCGGTGTGCGAAACAGGGTGCCTGGTCTCCGAGTTCCCCCTGGGGACGTTGCCCCTGGCGGAAAATTTTCCCCGGCGCAACCGGATCATCAGCGGCTTGTCCCGCGGCGTGCTGGTGGTGGAGGCGGCAGAAAACAGCGGTTCCCTGATCACCGCCCAATTTGCCCTGGAGCATGGCCGCGACGTCTTTGCCGTCCCCGGCAACATCTCCTTTGCCGCCTGCCGCGGCAGCAACCGCCTGATCAAGCAGGGGGCCAAGCTCGTCGACTGTGTTGAGGATATTCTGGAGGAGCTTCGCGGCCTCCCGGCTCTGAACGGGGAGTGCGCCCCGGCGCAGGCCGCCGCGCGGACCTTCAGCCTGACCCCCCGGGAAGCCGCAGTGTATGAACTCCTGGCCCGTTCGTCGCTGCACATCGACGACATCATCGCCCAAACGGAATTGACAGCCGGAGAGGTTTCCTCTATGTTACTGCACCTTGAGCTCAAGGGGGCGATAACACCGCTGCCGGGCAAGCATTTCGCCGTAGCGGGGTAG
- a CDS encoding LysM peptidoglycan-binding domain-containing protein: protein MKTRLAMLLFVVALFVPGLALAADEEPTIYVIRQGDTLWGLSERFIKEPRYWPNMWSKNSQITNPHLIYPGQRVRVFPDRLEFEPREQQGSAPGAQKAAAQAEALAEVAAERTYSVRGSEGFLMETDRKPAGFVVAIHHDRIVAGDDDIVYTDIGKAQGVKGGRSFRSTARRGPSVIPFRARSWAPRWFRWARCS from the coding sequence ATGAAAACCAGACTTGCCATGCTGCTGTTCGTCGTAGCGCTTTTCGTGCCCGGCCTGGCCCTGGCTGCGGATGAGGAGCCGACCATCTACGTCATACGGCAGGGCGATACCCTCTGGGGCCTGTCCGAGCGTTTTATCAAAGAGCCCCGCTACTGGCCGAACATGTGGTCCAAAAACAGCCAGATCACCAATCCGCACCTGATCTATCCGGGGCAACGGGTACGGGTGTTCCCCGACCGCCTGGAATTCGAACCCCGGGAGCAGCAGGGGAGTGCGCCGGGAGCCCAAAAGGCTGCGGCCCAGGCGGAAGCCCTGGCCGAGGTGGCCGCCGAACGGACCTACAGCGTGCGGGGGAGCGAAGGCTTTTTGATGGAGACCGACCGCAAGCCGGCCGGTTTTGTCGTCGCCATCCACCACGACCGTATCGTGGCCGGGGATGACGACATCGTCTATACCGATATCGGCAAGGCACAGGGGGTCAAAGGGGGGAGAAGTTTTCGGTCTACCGCAAGGAGGGGACCGTCAGTCATCCCGTTTCGAGCGAGATCCTGGGCGCCAAGGTGGTTCCGCTGGGCACGCTGCAGTTGA
- the ybgF gene encoding tol-pal system protein YbgF, with protein sequence MPFGIRWAACVAASLALAGCAQHDLMVKRQTETEAKVEHLIQSDKRAEQRLNELSGQVQSQEEQAKAASVQLKQLQDTIRELRTAQDELKARILLQAAPKIEVINQEPASRGKDYGPPSDYVKAFGLYSANSFPAAIEAFEAFLKSDPKSSYAANAVYWIGECHYSLSALTKARDAFRKVVDDYAKSAKAPDALLKLGYTLAAMGEKDKAAAAYDRLVKTYPGSPAAAKARERLTAN encoded by the coding sequence ATGCCGTTCGGCATCCGGTGGGCCGCATGTGTTGCCGCTTCTCTCGCCCTGGCCGGCTGTGCGCAGCACGACCTCATGGTCAAGCGCCAGACCGAGACCGAGGCAAAGGTGGAGCACCTCATCCAGTCCGACAAGCGGGCCGAACAGCGCCTGAACGAGCTGTCCGGCCAGGTCCAGTCCCAGGAGGAACAGGCCAAGGCCGCGAGCGTCCAGCTCAAGCAGCTTCAGGACACCATCAGGGAATTGCGCACCGCCCAGGATGAGCTCAAGGCGCGCATCCTGCTCCAGGCGGCGCCCAAGATCGAGGTCATCAACCAGGAACCCGCATCCAGGGGCAAGGATTACGGCCCCCCTTCCGACTATGTCAAGGCGTTCGGCCTCTACAGCGCCAACAGCTTTCCGGCCGCCATCGAGGCGTTCGAAGCGTTTCTCAAGAGTGATCCCAAAAGCAGCTATGCCGCCAACGCCGTCTATTGGATCGGCGAATGCCACTACAGCCTGTCCGCGTTGACCAAGGCACGCGACGCTTTCCGGAAGGTGGTTGACGATTATGCCAAAAGCGCCAAGGCCCCGGACGCGCTCCTGAAGCTGGGGTATACCCTGGCGGCCATGGGGGAGAAGGACAAGGCCGCCGCAGCTTATGATCGCCTGGTCAAGACCTATCCCGGCAGCCCGGCGGCGGCCAAGGCGCGGGAACGGCTGACCGCCAATTGA
- a CDS encoding U32 family peptidase produces the protein MNTPELLAPAGNMEKLKIAVHYGADAVYLGGRSFGLRNLSDNFAIEEMPAALDYCHSRGVKAYLTVNSYPHNDALPRLEEFLRQTAPLPFDAYIVADPGVMAMARHISPQRELHLSTQANTINWQSARFWAQQGVKRINLAREMSLEAIRETVAHAPEVEFEAFVHGALCISYSGRCLISSALAGRDANQGECAHPCRWSYHLVEESRPGEYFPVAEDENGTFIFNSRDLCLLEHLPALVQSGVSALKVEGRMKGINYVASVLRVYRQALDEYRANPSAWRCRPEWLEELAKLSHRGYTTGFLFGTPRNVGQEYHSAYIRSHEFVGLAEAVRADGKVVIGVRNRIRSGDALEFVGPGMRLARLTVGEMRVLTPEGDAVAADVANPNQRILLAPPFAVEPFDLVRREKGERP, from the coding sequence GTGAACACCCCCGAACTCCTGGCTCCGGCCGGCAACATGGAAAAACTCAAGATCGCCGTCCATTACGGCGCCGATGCCGTCTACCTGGGGGGGCGCTCCTTCGGTCTGCGCAATCTGTCGGACAATTTCGCCATCGAGGAGATGCCGGCTGCCCTGGACTATTGCCACAGCCGCGGGGTGAAGGCCTACCTGACGGTCAACAGCTACCCCCACAACGATGCGCTGCCGCGGCTTGAGGAGTTCCTCCGCCAGACGGCGCCGCTCCCCTTCGACGCCTACATTGTGGCCGACCCGGGCGTCATGGCCATGGCGCGCCACATCTCCCCCCAGCGCGAACTGCACCTTTCCACCCAGGCCAACACCATCAACTGGCAGAGCGCCCGGTTCTGGGCGCAGCAGGGGGTGAAGCGGATCAATCTGGCGCGGGAGATGAGCCTGGAGGCCATCCGCGAGACCGTCGCCCACGCCCCGGAGGTGGAGTTCGAGGCCTTTGTCCATGGCGCCCTGTGCATCTCTTATTCGGGCCGGTGTCTCATCTCCAGCGCCCTGGCCGGCCGCGACGCCAACCAGGGGGAGTGCGCCCACCCCTGTCGCTGGAGCTACCACCTGGTGGAGGAGAGCCGCCCCGGAGAATATTTCCCGGTGGCGGAGGACGAAAACGGCACCTTCATCTTCAACTCCCGCGATCTCTGCCTGCTGGAACACCTGCCGGCACTGGTACAGAGCGGGGTGTCCGCGCTTAAGGTCGAGGGGCGCATGAAAGGGATCAATTACGTAGCCTCCGTGCTGCGGGTCTACCGGCAGGCGCTGGACGAGTACCGGGCCAACCCCTCCGCTTGGCGCTGCCGCCCCGAATGGCTGGAGGAATTGGCCAAACTGAGCCATCGGGGGTATACCACCGGCTTCCTCTTTGGCACCCCCCGCAACGTGGGACAGGAGTATCATTCGGCCTACATCCGCAGCCACGAGTTCGTCGGCCTGGCGGAGGCGGTGCGCGCCGACGGCAAGGTAGTGATCGGGGTGCGTAACCGCATCCGCTCGGGCGACGCGCTGGAGTTCGTCGGCCCCGGCATGCGGCTGGCGAGGCTGACGGTAGGGGAGATGCGCGTCCTGACCCCGGAAGGCGATGCCGTCGCAGCCGACGTGGCCAACCCCAACCAGCGCATTCTCCTTGCGCCCCCCTTTGCGGTCGAGCCCTTTGATCTCGTGCGCCGGGAAAAGGGGGAAAGACCGTGA
- a CDS encoding phospholipid carrier-dependent glycosyltransferase yields the protein MRDLKGYVHDGGSGWLRDLVILAFVMGIPFFQFLGGLPLIDPDEGRYAEIPREMVEQGDFITPTLNYVKYFEKPPLLYWLNAASLKLSGLTEQAARFPSALCGLLTMLATYVIARRLYGRRTALIAAAILGTAAGFVLQSRIILTDMLLTFCLTAALGAFIIASQREGRRGTPGPWYAFYLFCALAVLAKGLIGIVFPAGIIFLYLLLSGRWNLLGEMRLPTGLALFLALAAPWFVAVSLRNPEFARFFFIHEHFERFTSTVHGRYQPFWFFLPVLAATLLPWSFFIPGALRRAWRDRHHDDSQAGLYLLIWAVLIFLFFSKSNSKLVPYILPVFPPLAILIANRIDRVLDGQGRELKLASILLGMTLTLLGVAALAYARLPELADLLAGALPRLSDPLHQFINNAPAVSTAGGTAIAALFLIQGITALVSAGNNPLRMVATLCLCSFLLVIFIPRSIMVPIAQAESPRALALQARSLAGPQTRIVTFGPQQGVCWYTQRRIMVTDKLDELEFGSKQGDQSAWFPDQQALLRLWGSDTPVLIILKKGELDRLLPLLHPAPRVVGESGRRRLISNRQGG from the coding sequence GTGAGAGACCTGAAGGGGTATGTCCACGACGGGGGGAGCGGCTGGCTGCGGGATCTGGTGATCCTGGCCTTTGTCATGGGCATCCCCTTTTTCCAGTTTCTGGGCGGACTGCCGCTGATCGACCCCGATGAGGGGCGTTACGCGGAGATCCCCCGGGAGATGGTGGAGCAGGGAGACTTCATCACCCCAACCCTCAACTACGTCAAATATTTCGAAAAACCGCCGCTGTTGTACTGGCTGAACGCCGCTTCGCTCAAGCTGTCCGGCCTCACCGAGCAGGCCGCCCGCTTCCCGTCGGCACTGTGCGGCCTTTTGACCATGCTGGCGACCTATGTCATCGCCCGGCGTCTTTACGGCCGGCGCACGGCCCTGATTGCGGCGGCCATCCTGGGGACTGCGGCCGGTTTCGTGCTCCAGTCGCGCATCATCCTGACCGATATGCTGCTGACCTTCTGCCTCACGGCGGCACTGGGCGCCTTCATCATCGCCAGCCAGCGCGAGGGGCGCCGCGGCACCCCGGGGCCCTGGTACGCCTTCTATCTGTTCTGCGCCCTGGCGGTGCTGGCCAAGGGGCTGATCGGCATCGTCTTCCCCGCCGGCATCATCTTCTTGTACCTGCTGTTGAGCGGCCGCTGGAACCTGCTCGGGGAGATGCGCCTCCCCACCGGCCTGGCGCTGTTCCTGGCCCTGGCCGCCCCCTGGTTTGTGGCCGTCTCCCTGCGGAATCCCGAATTTGCCCGCTTCTTCTTCATCCACGAGCATTTCGAACGCTTCACCAGCACCGTGCATGGCCGCTACCAGCCGTTCTGGTTCTTTCTGCCGGTGCTGGCGGCGACGCTGCTCCCCTGGTCGTTCTTCATCCCCGGAGCCTTGCGGCGGGCCTGGCGCGACCGCCATCACGACGACAGCCAGGCCGGGCTCTACCTGCTGATCTGGGCGGTCCTGATCTTCCTGTTCTTCTCCAAGTCCAACTCCAAGCTGGTCCCCTATATCCTGCCGGTCTTCCCGCCCCTGGCCATCCTGATCGCCAACCGTATCGACAGGGTGCTGGACGGTCAGGGACGCGAACTCAAGCTGGCCTCCATCCTGCTGGGCATGACCCTGACCCTTCTGGGCGTGGCGGCCCTGGCCTATGCCCGCCTCCCCGAACTGGCCGACCTGCTGGCCGGGGCGCTGCCGCGCCTGAGCGACCCGCTGCACCAGTTCATCAACAACGCCCCGGCGGTCAGTACAGCGGGGGGCACGGCCATCGCCGCCCTGTTTCTCATACAGGGGATAACCGCCCTGGTCTCCGCGGGCAACAACCCGCTCCGCATGGTGGCTACGCTCTGCCTCTGCTCATTTCTCCTGGTAATTTTCATCCCGCGCTCGATAATGGTGCCCATCGCCCAGGCCGAATCTCCCCGCGCCCTGGCGCTGCAAGCCCGCTCCCTGGCCGGGCCGCAGACGCGCATCGTGACCTTCGGCCCCCAGCAGGGGGTTTGCTGGTACACCCAGCGGCGGATCATGGTCACCGACAAGTTGGACGAACTGGAGTTCGGCAGCAAGCAGGGAGACCAGTCCGCCTGGTTTCCCGACCAGCAGGCGCTGCTGCGGCTGTGGGGGAGCGACACCCCGGTGCTGATCATCCTCAAAAAGGGCGAACTGGACCGCCTGCTCCCGCTGCTCCATCCCGCCCCGCGGGTTGTGGGGGAATCGGGGAGGCGGCGGCTGATATCGAACCGGCAAGGTGGTTGA
- a CDS encoding DegT/DnrJ/EryC1/StrS aminotransferase family protein, which produces MRDTFLPFSTPTIDDDEINEVVDSLKSGWITTGPKVKRFEDAFRAYVGAPYAIPLSSATAGLHLTLLALGIKEGDEIITTPMTFASTVSMIILCGGTPVLADIEPGTLNIDPARIREKITPRTRAVIPVHFAGQSCDMDPIFALARERGLTVIEDAAHAAGTEYKGRRIGSLDSISIFSFHPNKNITTGEGGMVCTADEALAEEISLLKFHGMSREAWKRFAASGTPNYDILLPGFKYNMMDIQAAIGIHQLPKLDKFIDKRAGIAAYYNLEFADVAELALPVSAPYDQRHAWHLYTPLVRIEKLDINRDRFMEELKKHNIGSGLHYKAIHHHPYYRDHLGVADSDLPVASYASERILSLPLFPKMTEEDAADVVTAVKAVIAAHRRV; this is translated from the coding sequence ATGCGCGACACCTTCCTCCCCTTCTCCACCCCAACCATCGACGACGACGAGATCAACGAGGTCGTCGATTCCCTCAAATCCGGCTGGATCACCACCGGCCCCAAGGTCAAGCGGTTCGAGGACGCCTTCAGGGCCTATGTGGGGGCCCCCTACGCCATCCCCCTGAGCTCGGCCACCGCCGGCCTGCACCTGACCCTTTTGGCGCTGGGCATCAAGGAGGGGGACGAGATCATCACCACCCCCATGACCTTCGCCTCCACGGTCAGCATGATCATCCTCTGCGGCGGCACGCCGGTGCTGGCGGACATCGAGCCCGGCACCCTCAACATCGACCCGGCACGGATCCGGGAGAAGATCACCCCCCGCACCCGTGCCGTCATCCCGGTGCACTTTGCCGGCCAGTCCTGCGACATGGACCCGATCTTCGCCCTGGCCCGGGAACGCGGCCTCACCGTCATCGAGGACGCGGCCCACGCCGCGGGCACAGAATACAAGGGCAGGCGCATCGGCTCCCTGGACTCCATCTCCATCTTTTCCTTCCACCCCAACAAGAACATCACCACCGGCGAGGGGGGCATGGTCTGCACGGCCGACGAGGCCCTGGCCGAGGAGATCTCCCTGCTCAAATTCCACGGCATGAGCCGCGAGGCCTGGAAGCGCTTTGCCGCCAGCGGCACCCCCAACTACGACATCCTCCTGCCCGGCTTCAAATACAACATGATGGATATCCAGGCCGCCATCGGCATCCACCAGCTCCCCAAGCTGGACAAATTCATCGATAAGCGGGCCGGGATCGCCGCCTATTACAACCTGGAGTTTGCCGACGTCGCCGAACTGGCGCTGCCCGTCTCTGCCCCCTACGACCAGCGCCACGCCTGGCACCTCTACACGCCGCTGGTCAGGATCGAAAAGCTGGATATCAACCGCGACCGGTTCATGGAGGAGCTGAAGAAGCACAACATCGGCAGCGGGCTGCACTACAAAGCCATCCACCACCACCCCTACTACCGCGACCACCTGGGCGTGGCCGACAGCGACCTGCCGGTGGCCAGCTATGCCTCGGAGCGAATCCTCTCCCTGCCGCTCTTCCCCAAGATGACGGAGGAGGATGCCGCCGACGTGGTGACGGCGGTCAAGGCGGTGATTGCGGCCCACCGGCGCGTGTGA
- a CDS encoding Hsp20/alpha crystallin family protein: MKGTTHLRSVRDTGETATVPVTAEHVPETRGSWLETTRLPSLIDDMERMMNETFRRPFFETGMAPFRGFLHDMGRGGMAPSVDVFEDAGHIVVKADLPGLTKNDITVKLIDNTLEISGEKKTEEKIDTRDYLRLERSYGKFSRTLRLPEGLDADRVAARFTEGVLEVRIPKVEDKRVVKNITIK, from the coding sequence ATGAAAGGTACGACACATCTCAGATCGGTACGTGACACCGGCGAAACCGCTACGGTGCCGGTAACTGCGGAGCATGTGCCCGAAACACGGGGGAGCTGGCTCGAAACCACGCGGCTTCCCAGCCTGATCGACGACATGGAACGGATGATGAACGAGACGTTCCGGCGCCCGTTCTTTGAAACGGGCATGGCACCGTTCAGGGGTTTCCTGCACGACATGGGGCGCGGGGGGATGGCGCCATCGGTGGACGTCTTCGAGGACGCGGGCCACATCGTCGTCAAGGCCGATTTGCCCGGCCTGACCAAGAACGACATCACCGTGAAGCTGATCGACAACACCCTTGAGATCAGCGGCGAGAAGAAGACGGAGGAAAAGATCGACACGCGGGATTACCTGAGGCTGGAGCGCAGCTACGGCAAATTCAGCAGAACCCTGCGGTTGCCGGAAGGCCTGGACGCCGACAGGGTGGCTGCCAGATTCACCGAGGGTGTTCTGGAGGTCAGGATCCCGAAGGTGGAGGACAAGCGGGTGGTGAAGAATATCACCATTAAATGA
- a CDS encoding glutamate-5-semialdehyde dehydrogenase: MSIAEQIRQIAVEARQASLVMARLSTTAKNDMLVRMAAALEKDTARIIAENGRDLEAGRQKGLSAALLDRLMLDEKRIAAIAAALREVAALPDPVGEITGMRKRPNDLMVGKMRIPLGVIGIIYEARPNVTADAAALCLKAGNAVILRGGSEAIHSNLAIAAILTRVMADLNIPPAALAVLPFTEREGVLEMLKQEESIDLIIPRGGEGLIRFVSENSRIPVIKHYKGVCHVFVDATADFDKAEKIVVNAKVQRPGVCNALETLLIHKDVAAAFIPRITATLEGLGVELRGDEAFRQHAPSATPATEEDWHAEYLELILACRVVADMDAAIAHINRYGSLHTEAIVTSDYGRAQRFIREVNSSCVLVNASTRFADGGQLGLGAEIGISTTKLHSFGPMGLEDLTTTKFIVYGDGQVRV, translated from the coding sequence ATGAGTATTGCCGAACAGATCCGACAGATCGCCGTGGAGGCCCGCCAGGCCTCGCTGGTTATGGCCCGTCTGTCCACAACCGCCAAAAACGACATGCTGGTGCGGATGGCCGCGGCCCTGGAAAAAGACACGGCCCGGATCATCGCCGAAAACGGCAGGGACCTGGAGGCGGGACGTCAGAAAGGGCTCTCCGCCGCCCTGCTCGACCGCCTGATGCTGGACGAAAAGCGTATCGCCGCCATCGCCGCCGCCCTGCGCGAGGTGGCCGCCCTCCCCGACCCGGTGGGAGAGATCACCGGGATGCGGAAACGCCCCAACGACCTGATGGTGGGCAAGATGCGCATCCCGCTGGGGGTGATCGGCATCATCTACGAGGCGCGCCCCAACGTGACCGCCGACGCGGCCGCCCTCTGCCTCAAGGCCGGCAACGCCGTGATCCTCAGGGGGGGATCGGAAGCGATCCACTCCAACCTGGCCATCGCCGCGATCCTGACCCGGGTCATGGCCGACCTGAACATCCCGCCGGCCGCCCTGGCGGTGCTCCCTTTCACCGAACGGGAGGGGGTGCTGGAGATGCTCAAACAGGAAGAGTCCATCGACCTGATCATCCCCCGGGGGGGCGAGGGCCTGATCCGGTTTGTCTCGGAAAACTCGCGCATCCCGGTCATCAAGCATTACAAGGGGGTCTGCCACGTCTTCGTGGATGCCACGGCCGACTTCGACAAGGCCGAGAAGATCGTCGTCAACGCCAAGGTGCAGCGCCCGGGGGTCTGCAATGCCCTGGAGACCCTCCTGATCCACAAGGATGTGGCGGCCGCCTTCATCCCCCGCATCACCGCCACCCTGGAAGGGCTCGGGGTGGAACTGCGCGGCGACGAGGCCTTCCGGCAGCACGCCCCCTCGGCCACGCCGGCCACCGAGGAGGATTGGCATGCGGAATACCTGGAACTGATCCTGGCCTGCCGGGTGGTGGCAGACATGGATGCGGCCATCGCCCACATCAACCGTTACGGCTCCCTGCATACCGAGGCCATCGTCACCAGCGACTACGGCCGGGCCCAGCGGTTCATCCGCGAGGTCAACTCCTCCTGCGTGCTGGTCAACGCCTCCACCCGCTTCGCCGACGGCGGCCAGCTCGGTCTGGGGGCCGAGATCGGCATCTCCACCACCAAGCTGCACTCCTTCGGCCCCATGGGGCTGGAGGATCTGACCACCACCAAGTTCATCGTCTACGGCGACGGACAGGTCCGGGTTTGA